The following are encoded in a window of Sulfitobacter sp. S190 genomic DNA:
- a CDS encoding aminoglycoside phosphotransferase family protein: protein MTNRATLQDRFVAASGWADARRTTVAGDASNRRYDRLTHADGTSVILMDAPPDKGEDVRPFIRIAEHLSACGLSAPGIIARDTAQGFLLIEDLGDDLYKTVIARDPAMERSLYEAAVDVLTHLHAVPAPSLPTYDSAVMTDLAALTYAWYVPGAGAGDPHAAEEFRSLFSRAMAVCDAEPAVLVQRDYHAENLLWLPERDGPARVGLLDFQDAMAGHPAYDLVSILQDARRDVLAEIEAAMIDRFVAQSGADRDTFNAAYALLGAQRNLRILGVFARLCIRDGKAHYVDLIPRVWGHVQTNLAHPALHEVAQLVTRTVPAPTPEILERLKSKCATAPSPS, encoded by the coding sequence ATGACCAACCGGGCGACTTTGCAGGACAGGTTTGTCGCGGCATCGGGGTGGGCGGATGCCCGGCGCACCACGGTAGCGGGCGATGCGTCCAACCGCCGGTACGACAGGCTGACCCACGCGGACGGGACCAGCGTGATATTGATGGACGCGCCGCCCGACAAGGGTGAGGACGTGCGCCCGTTCATCCGCATCGCAGAGCATTTGAGCGCCTGTGGCCTGAGCGCGCCGGGCATCATCGCACGAGACACAGCGCAGGGGTTTTTGCTGATCGAGGATCTGGGCGATGATCTTTACAAGACCGTTATTGCCCGCGATCCGGCGATGGAGCGGTCCCTGTACGAAGCAGCGGTTGATGTCCTGACCCATTTGCACGCGGTTCCGGCACCGTCCTTGCCGACCTATGACAGCGCGGTGATGACCGATCTCGCGGCACTGACCTATGCGTGGTACGTGCCCGGCGCTGGCGCGGGTGATCCGCATGCGGCGGAAGAATTCAGATCGCTTTTCTCGCGGGCGATGGCGGTGTGTGATGCCGAGCCCGCCGTTCTGGTGCAGCGCGACTATCATGCGGAAAACCTGCTGTGGCTGCCGGAACGGGACGGCCCCGCGCGGGTGGGCTTGCTGGATTTTCAGGACGCGATGGCCGGGCATCCGGCCTATGATCTGGTGTCGATCCTGCAGGACGCCCGGCGCGATGTTCTGGCAGAGATCGAGGCCGCGATGATCGACCGCTTTGTCGCGCAATCGGGGGCTGACCGCGATACGTTCAACGCGGCCTATGCCCTGCTCGGAGCCCAGCGCAATCTGCGGATACTGGGGGTGTTTGCCCGCCTGTGCATCAGGGACGGCAAGGCGCATTACGTTGATCTGATCCCGCGGGTGTGGGGCCATGTGCAGACCAATCTTGCCCACCCTGCCCTGCACGAGGTGGCGCAGCTTGTGACCCGAACGGTGCCTGCTCCCACTCCCGAAATTCTGGAAAGGCTGAAGTCGAAATGCGCCACTGCCCCTTCCCCGTCTTGA
- a CDS encoding nucleotidyltransferase family protein has protein sequence MRHCPFPVLMFAAGFGTRMGTLTADRPKPLIEVAGRALIDHTLELVTQVKPPRIAANLHYRAPQLAAHLAPRGVTPVVEDPDILETGGGLRNALPVLGDGPVITTNTDAIWTGPNPLAALLEAWRPDVMDALLMCVPVAQAQEHSGDGDFTLAADGRLRRGPGVVYGGIQIMKTDRLQAVAARAFSLNVVWDEMLADGRLYGVAHDGKWCDVGHPGGIGTAERMIADV, from the coding sequence ATGCGCCACTGCCCCTTCCCCGTCTTGATGTTTGCCGCCGGTTTCGGCACCCGGATGGGGACACTGACTGCCGACCGGCCAAAGCCGCTGATCGAGGTGGCGGGCCGTGCGTTGATCGATCACACGCTGGAGCTGGTGACGCAGGTAAAACCGCCGCGCATTGCTGCCAATTTGCATTACCGTGCGCCGCAACTGGCGGCCCATCTCGCCCCCCGCGGGGTGACGCCGGTTGTGGAGGATCCCGATATCCTCGAGACGGGTGGCGGATTGCGTAATGCGTTGCCGGTGCTGGGCGATGGTCCGGTGATCACGACCAATACCGATGCGATATGGACGGGACCGAACCCGCTGGCCGCGCTGCTGGAGGCGTGGCGGCCCGATGTGATGGACGCGCTGCTGATGTGCGTTCCGGTGGCGCAGGCGCAAGAGCACAGCGGCGACGGCGATTTCACATTGGCCGCTGATGGCCGCCTGCGCCGGGGGCCGGGTGTCGTCTATGGCGGGATACAGATCATGAAGACGGACCGGTTGCAGGCAGTTGCGGCGCGGGCGTTTTCGCTGAACGTGGTGTGGGACGAAATGCTGGCCGATGGTCGGCTGTACGGGGTCGCGCACGATGGCAAATGGTGTGATGTGGGCCATCCCGGCGGAATCGGGACGGCCGAAAGGATGATTGCCGATGTTTGA
- a CDS encoding PAS-domain containing protein, protein MALLEIAVTVLCVVLSVALAVWWVTRPVEVTETVDPEDPTVLLFRGGVLHHASAAALSKLPLAIGTHDWEDLRDLLLPRFPSFPALPDVDSTGDMRLSSLGGGPDNQITLEWSDGHIRAHFGEGFSLHPSENTADTDELNTLRQINAQSRDPACKTDMAGNVVWRNTAFDQLIKNLGYPAQQARTNPFVTAKEVTAANGSKRVSLKLPGRSDPIFFDLTVRNTTDGMLYYATCLEEVVKAERAQQNFVQSLAKTFVHLSIGLAVFDRKGQLVVFNPAMVDLTGLSAEFLVTRPTLMSFFDTLRENRRMPEPKNYTAWRSDITALIGAPDHAHYQDTWTLENGQTYRVIGRPHADGTTAFLIEDISAEIALTRTYRAELEIGQSLLDSFEDGLVVFSQSGMMTFSNAAYESLWQHNHDTSFADVSIADAIGIWKRGSAPNPLWHDIEDTVLSFGERTAWDMPVQLSDGRALACRVVPIASGATMVRFAPAAEQAEPHKIAGLASKS, encoded by the coding sequence ATGGCGTTGTTGGAGATTGCCGTAACTGTCCTTTGCGTTGTGCTGAGCGTTGCGCTGGCCGTGTGGTGGGTTACCCGCCCGGTCGAGGTGACCGAAACGGTCGACCCGGAAGACCCGACGGTCTTGCTGTTTCGCGGTGGTGTTCTGCATCATGCGTCTGCTGCTGCGTTGTCAAAGCTACCCTTGGCCATCGGCACCCATGACTGGGAAGACCTGCGCGATCTGCTGCTGCCCCGCTTTCCGAGCTTTCCGGCCCTGCCCGACGTCGACAGTACCGGCGACATGCGTCTGTCGTCGCTGGGCGGTGGCCCCGACAACCAGATCACGCTGGAATGGTCCGACGGTCACATCCGCGCGCATTTTGGCGAGGGTTTCAGCCTGCACCCCAGCGAAAACACGGCCGATACCGACGAGCTGAACACCCTGCGCCAGATCAACGCGCAGTCGCGCGATCCGGCGTGCAAAACGGACATGGCGGGCAACGTCGTGTGGCGCAATACCGCCTTTGACCAGCTGATCAAGAACCTTGGCTATCCCGCCCAGCAGGCCCGTACGAACCCGTTTGTCACGGCCAAGGAAGTTACAGCTGCGAACGGGTCAAAGCGCGTGTCGCTGAAGCTGCCGGGGCGATCCGATCCGATCTTTTTCGATCTGACGGTGCGCAATACCACGGACGGGATGCTGTATTATGCGACCTGTCTGGAGGAAGTGGTAAAGGCCGAGCGCGCGCAGCAGAACTTTGTGCAGTCGCTGGCCAAGACCTTTGTGCATCTGTCCATCGGTTTGGCGGTGTTTGACCGCAAGGGGCAGTTGGTGGTGTTCAATCCCGCGATGGTCGATCTGACGGGATTGTCGGCGGAGTTTCTGGTCACGCGGCCCACGCTGATGTCGTTCTTTGACACGCTGCGCGAAAACCGCCGGATGCCGGAGCCGAAGAATTATACCGCGTGGCGCAGCGATATCACCGCCCTGATCGGCGCGCCGGATCATGCGCATTATCAAGATACCTGGACGCTGGAAAACGGGCAGACGTACCGCGTGATCGGGCGGCCCCATGCGGACGGGACGACCGCGTTTCTGATCGAGGATATCAGTGCGGAGATCGCGTTGACGCGGACGTACCGCGCAGAATTGGAAATCGGGCAGAGTTTGCTGGATTCGTTCGAGGACGGGCTGGTCGTCTTTTCACAGTCAGGCATGATGACGTTTTCGAATGCGGCCTACGAAAGCCTCTGGCAGCACAATCACGACACCAGTTTTGCAGATGTGTCGATCGCCGATGCGATCGGTATATGGAAGCGCGGATCGGCGCCCAACCCGCTGTGGCACGATATCGAGGACACGGTGCTGTCCTTCGGGGAGCGGACCGCATGGGACATGCCGGTGCAGCTGTCGGACGGTCGGGCATTGGCGTGCCGGGTCGTGCCGATTGCATCCGGTGCCACGATGGTGCGCTTTGCCCCCGCCGCCGAACAGGCCGAACCGCATAAAATCGCGGGGCTCGCGTCCAAAAGCTGA
- the regB gene encoding sensor histidine kinase RegB, with the protein MTQATIRPMGERKRANWIRLRTMILLRWVAITGQFIAVTLTPFVFGLQLELGWCYFAIGVSVIFNLVSGVIFPENKRLSERENLSMVLFDLLQLSFLLFLTGGLNNPFVLLMLGPVTISATAFSLRATLQLCAVAIVSVSILALYYVPLRTGSGDVLMIPQLFIFGHWIALIIAVVFTSAYSRRVTSEIHSMSDALAATQMALAREQKLTDLGGVVAAAAHELGTPLATIKLASAELVEELNDYPELREDAALIRDQSDRCRDILRDMGRAGKDDLHMRQAPLMTVVESAAEPHMDRGKQVFLNLDTRGAAEASQPAILRMPEIIHGLRNLVQNAVDFAKTAVWIEARWDAETITVRILDDGDGFPPQILGRIGDPFMGKRRRRRASVRRPGYEGMGLGLFIAKTLLERSGATLRFANGGDEAGYHSRQVGAVVVVSWPRAKIDALEGENAVQVGQNQRIEA; encoded by the coding sequence ATGACGCAGGCCACAATCAGACCGATGGGCGAACGCAAGCGGGCCAACTGGATCAGGCTGCGCACCATGATCCTGTTGCGGTGGGTCGCGATCACCGGCCAGTTCATTGCCGTCACGTTGACGCCCTTTGTGTTCGGGCTGCAGCTGGAGCTGGGGTGGTGTTATTTCGCCATTGGCGTGTCGGTGATTTTCAACCTCGTCTCGGGCGTGATCTTTCCCGAAAACAAACGCCTGTCGGAGCGTGAAAACCTGTCGATGGTGTTGTTTGACCTGCTGCAGCTGAGCTTCTTGCTGTTCCTGACGGGCGGGCTGAACAATCCTTTTGTGCTGCTGATGCTGGGGCCGGTGACGATTTCGGCGACCGCGTTCAGCCTGCGGGCGACATTGCAACTGTGCGCGGTGGCCATTGTGAGCGTGTCGATCCTCGCCTTGTATTACGTGCCTTTGCGCACCGGATCGGGCGATGTTCTGATGATCCCGCAGTTGTTCATCTTCGGCCACTGGATCGCGTTGATCATCGCGGTGGTATTTACCTCGGCCTATTCGCGGCGGGTCACGTCGGAAATTCATTCCATGTCGGACGCGCTGGCGGCGACGCAGATGGCGCTGGCCCGCGAACAGAAGCTGACCGATCTGGGGGGTGTGGTCGCTGCGGCGGCGCATGAGCTGGGCACACCGCTCGCGACGATCAAGCTGGCCAGTGCTGAGCTGGTGGAAGAGTTGAACGACTATCCCGAATTGCGCGAGGATGCGGCCCTGATCCGGGACCAGAGTGACCGGTGCCGTGACATCCTGCGCGATATGGGCCGGGCCGGCAAAGACGATCTGCACATGCGGCAGGCCCCGTTGATGACCGTGGTGGAAAGCGCCGCAGAGCCGCATATGGACCGCGGCAAGCAGGTGTTTCTCAACCTCGACACGCGCGGCGCAGCGGAGGCCAGCCAGCCCGCGATCCTGCGGATGCCCGAGATCATCCACGGATTACGCAACCTTGTTCAGAACGCCGTCGATTTCGCCAAAACCGCCGTGTGGATCGAGGCGCGGTGGGACGCGGAGACGATAACGGTGCGTATTCTGGACGATGGCGACGGGTTTCCGCCGCAAATACTCGGGCGTATCGGCGATCCCTTCATGGGCAAGCGCCGCCGTCGCAGGGCCAGTGTACGGCGCCCGGGATACGAGGGCATGGGATTGGGCCTGTTTATCGCGAAAACCCTGCTGGAGCGGTCGGGCGCCACGCTGCGGTTTGCCAATGGCGGGGATGAGGCAGGATACCACAGCAGACAGGTGGGCGCGGTCGTCGTTGTCAGCTGGCCCCGCGCCAAGATCGACGCGCTTGAGGGCGAAAATGCCGTACAGGTCGGACAGAACCAGCGCATCGAGGCATGA
- the tsaE gene encoding tRNA (adenosine(37)-N6)-threonylcarbamoyltransferase complex ATPase subunit type 1 TsaE → MPDMSLSLTLDGPDATARCAAWLGARLSAGDTVLLTGDVGAGKTHFARALIQSLLVHHEDVPSPTFTLVQTYDTLRGEIWHSDLYRLSDPTEIEELGLVDAFDDAICLVEWPDRLAGLWPRQALELTLAGAGTPEGRHLQARWQDPKWQKILEGWSA, encoded by the coding sequence ATGCCCGATATGTCCCTCTCACTCACGCTGGATGGCCCGGATGCCACGGCCCGCTGTGCCGCATGGCTGGGCGCGCGCCTGTCGGCAGGGGATACCGTTTTGCTGACCGGAGACGTGGGGGCGGGAAAGACCCACTTCGCCCGCGCCTTGATCCAGTCTCTGCTCGTCCACCACGAAGACGTGCCATCGCCCACTTTCACGTTGGTCCAGACCTATGACACACTCCGCGGCGAAATCTGGCACAGCGATCTGTACCGGCTGTCCGATCCCACCGAGATCGAGGAGTTGGGTCTGGTGGATGCGTTTGACGACGCGATCTGTCTGGTCGAATGGCCCGACCGTCTGGCTGGTCTGTGGCCGCGGCAGGCGCTTGAGCTGACACTTGCGGGCGCGGGCACGCCGGAGGGCCGACATTTGCAGGCGCGGTGGCAGGATCCGAAATGGCAAAAGATACTGGAAGGATGGAGCGCATGA